gagttcgagcaaacactcactcgaccattacgcctacgggctacattacttcgagttcgaatcattcactcgactaagcctacgggctacttttattttgagttcgagcaaacactcactcgaccattacgcctacgagctacattacttcgagttcgaatcattcactcgactaagcctacgggctacttttatatctagttcgagcaaacgctcactcgaccattacgtctacgggctacattacttcgagttcgaatcattcactcggctaagcctacgggctacttttatttcgagttcgagcaagcgctcactcgatcattatgcctacgggctacattgcttcgagttcgaatcattaactcgactactaagcctacgggcaccttttattttgagttcgagcaagcactcactcgaccattatgcctacgggctacatttcttcaagttcgaatcattgactcaactaataagcctaagggctacatcgctccaagtttgagtaagcgctcgctcggttacagaggctacgaagtccaaatttgattaagttgtttaaatcattgtgaaaacattcataaggcatgaataaagtcctcacaagacagaaaacaaaaacagaagcaagtcggcaaaaaaggGATGtatctatatacaaatttatctgcatgggtgattacaacgtaaaaactaagaactaaacttcTCGGTCAGGAGcagtctcttctttatcaggctccccccgtcctcggatccgctcttgctcccattatcatcatcatcataatcatcatcatcgccatcagaaactAGAGCTTCAgtatcggcttcgagttctttggacctttttatctcttcagcgagatcgaaaccacgagcatggatctcctcgagagtttcccttcgggatcagcacttagcaagttcggcgacccaatgtgCTTGAGTATCGGCggactcggctgcctctctttcctggacttgggcagcttcagtaTCGGcctgatagacggccacgagcacATCCGCATAggctttgccttttcggcatcagattcggccttggcaagtacagaggccaaccgagcctcaagctcctcaattcttcttgcttgaaccaggcctttttccttcattttctgaagttgggtttcggatgatgataactgggctcgagcagtctctttttctgcagaaAAGTGATCCATACATTTTTTCCACCGCAAAGACTCCGTttttatcacgtcgacctcctcacgaagcttcccgatcatctcaattttttgctgcagctgtgagaccgaaatgttagctatccttccagtatcaagcccataggctttcaaaagcatcattacctgctcagacaaatcggtctgatctcgataagccttggccagctcagctcggaggtcttttatttcctcttctctctgccctaaggaaagtctaagggagttcctctcatcaGTAGCCCATTGtaggtcggcctcgtatcgatgTAGCTCATTTTGGGatcgagaacattgttctcgatgaactgccgctgcctacaaagaaagaagaagcgaagttaacgaaaaatgaacataaatatagtaccgacaaaataattttaaaagcttacctgattcaaaacctgccgcaatccgtgaaaaagatctgattcatcaccaGCACCGGCAACATCCTCAATGCCGGTAAAAAGGTCAAAAAAGggatcttcttcatcgtgaggcctatctagatcgagggctcccggagcttgagcttcccgaatcacccctgtggaaaaagcgggaaaggtagaTGAATCCTCGattgctgctgccccaaatgaatcgCCTGGAGCATTCTCCTCGGTTCGAAGGGGTTCGAGGGCCCCTTCGGTCATATCCCCTGCCCGTTGACTCCGATGAGATTCGTATTCGatatccgatagttcggggactctacccgaatctttctccggtatatcctcagttcgaggcagagcctcatggagcatcatcgatccagccgccaatgaggcatcggtggttctcttcATTCGGACCACCAGCGCGGACtcatcgttttcttcttcttcttcatcttcatcccttagacgcagaacgaATTCCACGGTAAAAaaaatgacattcttgttcggcttatgagccatcctcttcttcggttttggatctttgggaacggaggctcttttccttttattgtccttcaccggctttggaacagaggccgaaatttcctcctcattggacaagggcctcaaaactgcGTTCGGATCATCAAAGAGTACCCAAACCTGCATAAGGAAAACctaaatataatattttgaaaatctacgagaaatgagcttaccatgatttttggcctcccaccgaccatttgacaaatcacgccatgagcgctcggcgtatgtggaggtcaaaacaagggctcgtacccaattcttgagatcgggaactgctccgggcatccagaaaaccgctacatcacaaaaagaggagtgtcgatgagagaataaatgaaagaacaaagtagaagtaacaacaagatcacacttacgtttcatattccactcctcggaaaagggcatcttttcagtcggaatcaggtccgaagtccttactcaaacgaacctgcccatccaaccccggtccctatcctcgtcaatactcgagaacagagccttggtagcccgacgctgaagttttattaaccctcctcgaaaaagtcgaggacggtataatcggataagatggtcgaggatgaatggcatcccctcgattttgcttacgaaatatcggatcaggataacgatccgccaaaaagaagggtggacctggcctagggttatttggtattgatgaCAGAAATCAATGATAACGGAATCGagaggacccaacgtgaaaggataagaatacacattcaaaaacccccTCACGTgcgaagtgatatcttcgtcagaagaaggaatcattatttcttttttatcccaattgcaaCCTTTCTTTAGCTGTTGGAGGTGCTTCTTGATTATCGAacatatatacctcgatactaGTTCACATCGACCAGGCACCGATGATCCTTTATCGACCTTGAAATCAGAAGTAAGGATGCACGCcccaggaacgcactcctcaggccgtggttctacCGGCGTATCATCGGCGGCACACTGCGAAGATGAAGTTTTCTCTTTCTGAGGGATGGTTTGTGACGCTTTCGCTATTTTTGAGTTCAGAAGCAAGGAATAGAGAAaaatgacaaagatttggtaaaaTTGAGGAGGGGCTTTTGCAaaaagaaatcacagatttactggtaagttggagagtacgaagaagaacttgggaaatttggaagatagaagatgtaaaagtggtaaaagataaaagaaagggttatttataggttcaagcgatggcggttcagtatcagcagtggccgaccaccgcctgacatgcattaaatgccttgaaagattAAACCGATGGGATAGCTACCagatgcgtcatggtcgaacccgatggaaacgtcaggttataatccgatcgagccgttaaaaaatcatatcgtttctcgccacattctttctgagaaacgaggggactatctgtatacggtcgaaatagattttggccttggcacgtccgatcgagttcgaacgatgatctATCGAGGTAAGATTCCGAAggtggaacaaactaacctcgaacccggggaggccgatCCGTATCGAtgtcgatatcattatcaagctcgaatcgaaatcgaaccatgatgcagagtagatctatcatgctgataatccagagaccaaccaacattgacctcaaatcaattcaAGGGCTCtagccaggatcgggctcgaaccaagatcaagagctcgagtcgaaatcaagctcaaaccaaaatcgagggttctaagcaagatcgagctcgcagacaaaagccgttgcaatcccactagagagaatcttggcagaaattgtgaaaaagctgacttattatgggtctcccactgaatgtttattttattatgcttagagccaaatccctccactataaaagggcttggttactatttttgtaaaataaatttttctcaggcttacattgtaataaaagtgttatattcttctacagtaaagaatcgttctttcagatttcttagattgattctatttgttgaatcctaagattcattgtccctaacaaccttatctatttcgcattctctgcaatctatatttacatttctatttatccttatattttgtgttaagttacgccacatatccttggaactgcgtataaattcaactctatccatttttccgGTAAACAGATACTTTGTTTGTGTTTGAGTTTATCCGGTTGATTTTGTCAGATACAGTTTAGTGGGCACTCAATAACTCTGTTTGTCTTAGCATACAAGCATTTCCCTTACTCACTGAAGATCTGATTTTCTCTTTGTTTTATCCTCATATTATATACATTATATATTTGTACCCTTTCTTTCCTTTGCTTCACCTATACTTTGTTTGTGTTTGAGTTTATCCAGTTGATTTTGTCAGATACAGTTAGTTGGGCACTCAATAATTCTGTTCTTCTTAGCATACAAGCATTTCCCTTACTCACTGAAGTTCTGATTTTCTCTTTGTTTTATCCTCATATTAGtatacattatatatatgtaCCCTTTCTTTCCTTTGCTTCACCTATACTCTTGTCTCTCTAAGTTATATTTTCAGTTCTGCTTTTGAACCAACTGACTAAGCATTTTTTTGTAATACCAAGAACTAAACTTTTTCCGTTTGTCTTCATGCTTATTTGAGAATAAGCTGATGTTTTCTTCTCAAATCTATGTGGGTATTTTCCAAGATCAAATCTTTACGAGGTTTTAAGTTGTTTTATTAAAGTAGATTCCAAAAGGGACTCTTATTTGAGGTGTTTTCTTTATTTGGCTTTAATGGATGTTTCTTGTGATCTTGAAGTGGATGTCAATGGTGAAGAAATCTTTATTGTTGATAAGgaaaattttctttctttctttctttttgcttTCTGCTTCTTCTCTTTTGTCTTTGTAAAATAAGAACAAGCTCTGCATTTCCTCtcccttttcttttttgtttctttgtcCAAATTTTTACCTTCTCAGTTATGTTATTCTGTTTTTTAGTTCTAATTCTCAGTTCCTGGGTtgttttcttctctattttctccaagttctttcttTTTGTGCGTGCAAAATCATAGTTTAGCCCGAGACTATGATTTTACATGAGCTACTAACTGTAAGATTGTAAATTCTTGCCTTGTTTCTGTTATGTGATATTCTTGTGCATTAAGTTCTGATAATTTGTTAGATTTTCCTTGGTTTGCATAGAAGAATGATGTGACTCCTTTTATGTTTTAGGTAGTTGGTTTCTTCAGCACTGTTATTTAGTCTATTAAATGATAACTATAAGTTTTAGCCAATGTGAATATGAAAATGTTAGGGGTATACTTTTTCTGTAATAATACTACTACTGTTCATTACTGAATGATTGGGACTCATTGGGTACATGTATTTTGTTGTTTTCAAAGTTGAGTTGCTTAGACTAAAATGAGATTGTGTACTTGAAAACAAGTATGTGTAAGAGGATATGAATGTGACGTGCTTTAGTGTCGCTATTAGTATGTTGGATATTATTCTACGGTGAGTTGATATGTTGGCTTTTCTTCTACGTGAACTCCTGCTTTTCTTTTATTGCTTGCAGGTATCCCGAAGCCCAAGCGTTACGAAAAATTCCAGAAATCAATTCAGTCAGCACTTACATCACAAGATGTAGCACAACCTTTATCAACAACTGAATCAACATCTTTGCATTTTGATGATGCACCACAACTGACTTCATTTATTCAACCGACAGCACGACCAACACCTTCAGGTCAGGTTGCAGCATATTTGATTCTGTCTGATCAGACCACAACATAGCAGGTTCCATCTATTCGGGCTGCGTCACAACACCCACTATCTAGAAAGTGTAATGGACATGTGTCTACGCAACATTGAACTGTAAATGCAATAGGTATGTTATTGCCATCAACTGTATAGTAGGATCAACTGTGCTGGCCATGCAACCTCTGGATTCCAGTTAATAACCCTTTTAGATCCAATTGTGTATGTTGTTAGAAGTTTTTGGTTTTGTGCTCGTTGTTGATTTGACTAAGTTTCTTATCTAAcatgaatatttgagttttttGGGGGAACTGTTGCATGGCTCAATCGGTTAATATCATGGTGCTAACTATTACCCTATCCAGATCAAAGTTGTCCTCGTTGTGTAGAGCTGAAGTGTGATCTAAATAGTTTTCTTGAAGTTGTCTGCTCGAATTTTATTAGgttctatttttatttatttcctCAAATATTCTGAACAACTCAATCGGGTTGTGAGGATTAAAGGGTGCTGACCAAAGTTCTGGCCGTCCTTAGGCTTACAGTTTTAAGCGTGCCAAGTACTTTGTTATCCTTTCCTTATTCAATTCATGTTGGGCCATTATACTTTATTATTCTTCTACTTGGAGAAAATCTTATGTATTTGTGCTATCTCACACTGTTTTTATATTTTAAGATTCACAAGGAGCTAGCAAGATACTTAAAGTGAAGAAAAGGGGCGTGTTAAATTTATCTAATGGAGAACGTTTTGTGGTTTATTTTGACGACACGGATTCTTCCATTGGTGAAGGACAAGACGTTTTTGCAGGCTTTTGTGGAATTTTAGCAACCGATTGCTCCATTTTTCCAATTCACTTTGAGAAATGGAAAAATTTACCTGTGACAATCTTCAACCGTTGTTATGAACGATTTATAAAGGTATTCCTGAGGCATACAATATCTCTGTTTTTATGTCATTAGATTGTATATTTGTATGTAATAGTTATATAACCATTGGTTTATTCTTGAAGCCACGATTTTGTTTTAGGACAACTGAGTCAAATGCAAGACCATATGTTTATAATTCTATGTGTAAGAAGTGGGGCGCAAAAAGGCTAAAGTTGTTTGATAAGGTCTATGATCCACTTAAGAGCAGAGCTGAGATACTGGATAGTGTTCCACCGGGGATTCCACCGGATCAATAGATTTCTTATGTTGATTGCCGCTTTAAAGAAAAAAACACAGGTTTTATTTCAATGCTTCAATTAGTATGTGTAATTATATGGCTTCACTTTAACCAATCTTCATCCATGCTAACGTTTTCAAGCTTTTCCAACAACATCGacttgacttaaacttaattttCAGATTCGAAATTCGAGATCACTTCTTCAAACTTGTAATAATGGTGAATAGTTGCAAACTTTAATTTGTTCTAGCTAGAATATTTCAGAACTATTTGATGATTTATTGTACAACCAACAGGCCACTACCATGTGCAATGAGACCTAACAGGTGAAGAACATAATGAAAATTGAAACTGAAGATAAACTTGTTCATTATAGCAAAGTACACAGCCCATGTTACATAGTTTTTGAATGTGTGAGTTATAATTGTAAAATAGTAGGAACTTGTATGACTAACCTGGAAGGTTGCTGTTGCTCTATGCATGGAGAAAAATCAGGTAGAAGAAAGTGAAGCCCTTTACTTGATTCACCTTCAAAATACTCATTCTTAATTTTCTTATTGGATTTCCTTCTCTTTCTTTCAACCAAGAATGCAGAACCTAGAGCAGTTGTGATAAAAACTCCACCGAACAAAATGACACTAGCAATACCACTGCCGTTTTTGCTTGAGCTTATTTTCATCATCAGTTTTTGATTCTGCATGCTGATTTGATTGTTCTGTGATATTTTCTTGGTATCTTTTTGTAAGGAAACTTGTAAAAGAAATGCTGAAATTCGAAAGAAACAAACTGTTTTACATATTGGTGGCTCCAAACCTAACTCCAGAAGAAGGGCTGAAAAGGTAATAATTCATTTTGGATACTTTAATTAAACTAGCAACTATTCCTAGTTAGTTAAGTTAATGCGACTTTGACTTTTTCATATATAGATGGCTGAGACTGGACAAAAGCCTGGACGAGGACAACTTTATCTCGCTATACATAGGAATGAAGATGGATCATATGTTAATGAGGCGGCAAAAGAGATATGTGTAAGACATATGGAGCCccagttgtcatgacccaaaatccattataggtcgtgatggcgcctatcgtcgcagtcaggcaagccaacggtgatttatcaatttaattacccattttattactttcgaaatcatagatTTTAATCAATAAGGagatttacacttctaaatccATGGGAACGTACAACGTTTGTAGTGTATAAAAAAAATGAAAGGCGATAATAATATACGAaaccgtaagcatcaactagtataaccccaaaaccctgtgtcacaagtgcatgagcatttactaaggagtacaataataataatacaatatctgtctagaatgtaaataagacaggataaaataaatagtacgatgaagACTCTATGGACTGCGATGCGTGGCCAGGTatgcagctcacatgaagtctcctcaacaactgcgcctatgcgccaagacgatcatcaaatgaacctgtcagattcTGCACATTTAGttcagaagtgcagcatgagtacgtaaatcaacgcatacccaataagtatctagcctaaccccagagaagtagtgtcgaggggtcgacatcgatacttactagaggtctAATAAAACAAATTAATAAATCATAAGAAGATATGAAGTGCATAACACTAATGGGGTAAAACTGTTAGTTACATAATCttctaaatatttcttttaaagtatgaatttttcAGTCTTGTATTCAACCTCAACAACGCAGATGTATCAAGTTCCAGTATAAAAcggataagaaataccatataaaaggCCGGGCATCAGTGAAAGggtaatctcgtgaatattctgACTACCATcgatataacgcatgattatgccgaggtcgttcggttcgatctagaataatgtgtacactgcagaggatcgagcggcatgaaccatagatacatctattatactgccgaggtgttcaaCCCGCtgcacaagaaaggaaggaaatcttcgaattacgagacatgtgcttacaatacagtgCATGGATACGAAGCGAATTTAACCTTTACCGCTTTTCAATTaatttgccaacaactcaagaTAATAAAGttcggcctaatatatatgtatgtatttctaaataaactcaattataattttaattaattaagctagcataATGAATTCAAGTATTTCAAATATTATAGGGTAAAGTCCTAAGTTTACCCAGACATAAATATTctttagctatgtacggactctcgtcatctcgtgcgtacgtatcacCCACAACTAATAACACATAACaattatatcacctaggggtagtttccccctcacaaaattAGATAGGAGACATACCTCGCTCCAATGTTTCATAACCGGCTCTcgcgcctctctaacacctcaactccaagccaaacattccgaaactaatcaaacaacgtgcaaatcaatcaaaatgtaccccaatgcttacaatttaacaacttataacagttcccaactccgctcgaaaagtcaataaagtcaaccctcgggcccacgtgcccggattctgaaattattttaagataaactttactcataacgccgcgaactcaaatatataatttattccaaattctatgtccaatttcgtggtcaaaatccaacaataccaatttctaggttttctactaaAACCCCACAATTGCTACtagttttcatgtttaaattcttatagaatccatgtatttaacttacaataggtgggaataacttaccttgccatagaaGATGAAagtctccccttgaagctctccaaacatcgcccaaaccaagagagaaatgcGTGAAATGAGCTAAAATTTCGATTGAGCAACATATATTCTacccaggcattttcgcacctacgggcaccccagccgcacctgcggctccgcttctgcgggaaaATGTCTGCTCTTGCGAAAGTCACTTAGGTCCCGACCAGCCGCACATGCGGCCTAAGGCTCGCACTTTCCAGGGCGCTTCTGTGGCCCACCA
The DNA window shown above is from Nicotiana tomentosiformis chromosome 8, ASM39032v3, whole genome shotgun sequence and carries:
- the LOC104090251 gene encoding uncharacterized protein codes for the protein MDVSCDLEVDVNGIPKPKRYEKFQKSIQSALTSQDVAQPLSTTESTSLHFDDAPQLTSFIQPTARPTPSDSQGASKILKVKKRGVLNLSNGERFVVYFDDTDSSIGEGQDVFAGFCGILATDCSIFPIHFEKWKNLPVTIFNRCYERFIKETCKRNAEIRKKQTVLHIGGSKPNSRRRAEKMAETGQKPGRGQLYLAIHRNEDGSYVNEAAKEICKKIELALSQSTVDESKILPNDVVGKVMGKEHPGRVRCLGLGVVLGRSFRQTKPRYSDLNASSYNNGSCSSQCQEKYNQMLNAHNQSQENYREMMNTFKAYMIIK